A genomic region of Serratia fonticola contains the following coding sequences:
- a CDS encoding glycosyltransferase family 4 protein has protein sequence MPQRKVAIVIENMAGKGGTERVASGLANALSQQPDYQITLFSISGEQAFFPLESAVRLHFQQGRKGMWPLRLAVALRRERFDTIILISMGRLSVIMVPFLRLFCPKSRLLISEHISFQQYQGWMKALKLAVYRLSDRVILLTRQDCDAIARWVSPHRCQVIENVSPFPINPPQPGQQRQLALAIGRLSHQKGFDRLIAAWQQIAQRAPDWQLAIVGDGPERQALQQQIVDAGLEAQVLLVPATANVALWYQRAGVFLMTSRYEGLPMVLIEAMSFGLPLVAYDCHTGPAELIDDDGNGFLVADGDRDQLCSRTLTLIADPSLRHRFSLASLEKARRFSPERIYPQWLQIT, from the coding sequence GCCAACGCGTTGTCTCAGCAGCCAGATTACCAGATAACGCTATTTTCTATCAGTGGCGAACAAGCATTCTTCCCGCTTGAAAGCGCTGTCCGGCTGCATTTCCAACAGGGGCGAAAGGGGATGTGGCCTCTGCGCCTGGCGGTTGCTCTTCGCCGGGAGCGGTTCGACACCATCATTCTGATATCTATGGGGCGCCTTTCGGTCATCATGGTGCCTTTTCTGCGCCTGTTCTGCCCTAAAAGCCGCTTGTTGATCAGTGAGCATATCAGCTTTCAGCAATATCAGGGCTGGATGAAGGCGCTGAAGCTGGCCGTTTACCGCCTCAGTGACCGAGTGATCTTGCTGACTCGACAAGATTGCGATGCGATTGCCCGTTGGGTGTCGCCGCACAGGTGCCAGGTGATTGAGAACGTTTCCCCTTTCCCGATAAATCCTCCACAGCCCGGGCAACAACGCCAGCTTGCGTTGGCAATTGGGCGGTTGAGCCATCAGAAAGGGTTTGATCGGCTGATCGCGGCGTGGCAACAAATTGCCCAACGGGCACCGGATTGGCAGTTGGCTATCGTTGGGGATGGCCCTGAGCGTCAGGCTCTGCAGCAGCAAATTGTGGACGCGGGGCTGGAAGCACAGGTGCTACTGGTGCCTGCTACTGCCAATGTAGCCCTGTGGTATCAGCGTGCCGGAGTGTTTCTGATGACATCGCGCTATGAAGGGTTGCCAATGGTACTGATTGAAGCAATGAGCTTTGGCCTGCCGCTGGTGGCTTACGATTGTCACACCGGCCCAGCGGAGTTGATTGACGATGATGGCAACGGCTTTTTAGTGGCGGATGGCGATCGGGATCAACTGTGCAGCAGAACGCTGACGCTGATCGCCGATCCTTCATTACGCCATCGGTTTTCACTGGCGTCGTTAGAAAAAGCCAGGCGTTTTTCCCCGGAACGGATTTATCCCCAATGGTTACAGATAACGTGA